Within Paenibacillus sabinae T27, the genomic segment CTCGAATTCGGCAGCCGGCTTGATGACTGCGGTCTTGGTCAGACCGAACTCCCCAACACCTACACTCTCGACCGTACCGATCGTCAGCCCCCGAGGATAGAGGCCGCCCAGTCCGGATGATATTACGATGTCGTCCTTGGCGATCGGGTCTTTCTCGTCAATGCGGGTCATAATGAGCCTACCCGTCTGCTGGTCGTAACGCTCGACCATGCCGAACGATTGGTTAATTTTGTTGAGAACCGTTGAAGCGATCGGCGGCTGTGAATTCGGATCGCTGTTGTCCATCATCGTCAGCAGCTTCACAGTGGACGTAAACTTGCTCACCTGGCTGATGATGCCGACCATGCCTTTCTCGGAAATAACGGACATATTCGGCTTGACGCCGTCTCGTGCGCCCAAATCAATAACGAGCGTATTGTTGCTCGGCTCTGTCGTCAGACTTACAACTTGAGCGTAGTGATACTCATAATTGTATTTATTGCTCTGCGATTGTGTGAAATGCAGAAGTTTTTTGTATTGCTCATTTTCAGCCGCGATGGCATTATACTGAGCCTTCTCCCGGGTATACTGCGCGGCGATGATCTTCAGCCGCTCGTTCTCCTCGGCCAGATCCTTCAAGTTACCGATATCTTCAAACAAGCCCGCTACGAATCCAGCGGGCTTGTAAAACAGATTCTGCACAAAACCGGTAGTATCCCTGACGAAGTTCTCGGGCCACGACAGCGACTTTCTTGTTCCGAGAGAGAAGCCCATGACCACAATAAAAAGCACCAGCGTAATCAATAGAATAAATAGTCGCTTATTGCCAAACAGCTTAAACAGTTTCAACACCCTCTAACAACCGTTTTTCTCTCCGCTAAAGAGGTTTCCTTCGTCCTTCCCTCTCCCTACACTACCTACCGTTTTGAGCGAAAAGCTCCGTTGCCGCGGGTCTTGAACAGATGAATATTGTCCAGCGCCTTGCCGGTGCCGATCGCCACGCAATCGAGCGGATTCTCGGCCACGATAACGGGCATGCCGGTCTCACGAGCCAGCAGCTTGTCAAGATTGCGCAGCAGGGCGCCTCCGCCAGTCAGAACAATTCCGCGGTCCATAATGTCGGCGGCAAGCTCCGGCGGACATTTCTCCAGCGTTACTTTCACCGCTTCGATAATCGCATTAACCGTATCGGCCAGCGCTTCGGAAATTTCGTCCGATGTGATGGTGAGCGTCTTGGGCAGTCCGGTTACGAGATCCCGTCCGCGGATTTCCATCGTCTCCGCCTTTTCCAGCGGCAGTGCAGAGCCAACGTCCATCTTCAGCTGTTCAGCGGTGCGTTCCCCGATCATGAGGTTGTACTGACGCTTGATGTACTGGATAATCGACTCGTCCATTTCGTCACCGGCCACGCGTACGGACCGGCTGGTCACGATACCGCCGAGCGAGATAACGGCGACCTCCGTCGTGCCTCCGCCGATATCGACGACCATACTGCCTGTCGGTTCCCATACCGGCAGGTCCGCTCCGATCGCGGCCGCGAACGGCTCCTCGATAATATATGCTTCGCGCGCGCCCGCCT encodes:
- the mreC gene encoding rod shape-determining protein MreC — its product is MLKLFKLFGNKRLFILLITLVLFIVVMGFSLGTRKSLSWPENFVRDTTGFVQNLFYKPAGFVAGLFEDIGNLKDLAEENERLKIIAAQYTREKAQYNAIAAENEQYKKLLHFTQSQSNKYNYEYHYAQVVSLTTEPSNNTLVIDLGARDGVKPNMSVISEKGMVGIISQVSKFTSTVKLLTMMDNSDPNSQPPIASTVLNKINQSFGMVERYDQQTGRLIMTRIDEKDPIAKDDIVISSGLGGLYPRGLTIGTVESVGVGEFGLTKTAVIKPAAEFEDWKQLLVVFTPEGPQ
- a CDS encoding rod shape-determining protein, whose amino-acid sequence is MIGGFTKDLGIDLGTANTLVYVRGKGIVVREPSVVAIRTDTKTIEAVGESAKKMIGRTPGNIRAIRPMKDGVIADFDTTATMIKYFIRQAQKQRSMFQRHPNVMVCVPSGITAVEQRAVEDATRQAGAREAYIIEEPFAAAIGADLPVWEPTGSMVVDIGGGTTEVAVISLGGIVTSRSVRVAGDEMDESIIQYIKRQYNLMIGERTAEQLKMDVGSALPLEKAETMEIRGRDLVTGLPKTLTITSDEISEALADTVNAIIEAVKVTLEKCPPELAADIMDRGIVLTGGGALLRNLDKLLARETGMPVIVAENPLDCVAIGTGKALDNIHLFKTRGNGAFRSKR